One window of Cupriavidus oxalaticus genomic DNA carries:
- a CDS encoding MarR family winged helix-turn-helix transcriptional regulator codes for MSSRDDGSPSNAANPSRLLALRITAALDEALAPSGLTSTQFGLMCLIASATDDTLAALAQRAGLNQSTMSRNADQLVGTGMVEVVMAEAGRRRRAVWLTEACALTLQQALALWQPAHRALLRKLGLEAHNIVGAVAARLEE; via the coding sequence TTGAGCAGCCGTGACGACGGCTCGCCTTCGAACGCGGCGAATCCGTCGCGCTTGCTGGCGCTTAGAATCACAGCGGCGTTGGATGAGGCGCTGGCGCCGTCTGGCCTGACCAGTACTCAATTTGGATTGATGTGCCTGATTGCGTCGGCAACAGACGACACGCTGGCCGCATTGGCGCAACGGGCCGGGTTGAATCAATCGACCATGTCAAGGAACGCGGATCAACTTGTCGGCACGGGGATGGTGGAAGTTGTCATGGCGGAAGCCGGTCGCCGCCGCCGCGCGGTTTGGCTGACAGAGGCGTGCGCCTTGACATTGCAACAGGCTCTCGCGCTGTGGCAGCCAGCGCACCGCGCGTTGCTTCGGAAGCTGGGTTTAGAGGCGCACAACATCGTGGGCGCCGTCGCAGCAAGGCTGGAGGAGTAG
- a CDS encoding DsbA family protein, translating into MNAISKGQRPLKIDIWTDFLCPFCYLTTLRVQRLAQVMPVELTARALMLRPPAAPPLPEDFCGKGLSQMSQFKGLGRLRDRSRYDQAHHLSGHRVSD; encoded by the coding sequence ATGAATGCCATTTCCAAGGGCCAGCGTCCGTTGAAAATCGATATCTGGACCGATTTTCTTTGCCCCTTCTGCTATTTGACGACACTACGCGTTCAGCGTCTGGCACAGGTCATGCCAGTTGAGCTCACCGCGCGTGCCTTGATGCTCCGGCCGCCTGCTGCGCCCCCGTTGCCGGAGGATTTCTGCGGTAAGGGGCTCTCACAAATGTCCCAGTTCAAAGGGCTTGGCCGTTTGCGGGATCGGTCCCGTTACGACCAGGCCCATCATCTGTCAGGCCACCGCGTAAGTGATTGA
- a CDS encoding YkgB family protein — MQPITSVATTRTSEATNNHEALLRWSLVVVFLWFGGMKFTGYEAQGIAPFIANSPFMAWLIDAFGVRGASAVIGVMELSTAVTLAVGAFHHRVAVLGAAMSCATYAITLTFFVTTPGVAEPTAGGFPAISAPIGQFLLKDLVLLAASASLLRTALARWQAEQS, encoded by the coding sequence ATGCAACCCATCACATCCGTCGCCACAACGCGCACCAGCGAAGCCACCAACAACCACGAGGCGTTGCTGCGCTGGTCGCTGGTTGTCGTCTTTCTCTGGTTCGGCGGGATGAAGTTCACCGGCTATGAAGCGCAGGGCATTGCGCCGTTCATCGCGAATAGCCCCTTCATGGCCTGGCTTATCGACGCATTCGGTGTACGTGGCGCCAGCGCTGTCATTGGCGTGATGGAACTGTCCACCGCGGTGACACTGGCCGTCGGCGCATTCCATCACAGGGTGGCGGTACTGGGTGCAGCCATGTCATGCGCGACGTACGCCATCACGCTGACGTTCTTTGTCACCACCCCCGGCGTTGCCGAGCCGACTGCCGGCGGGTTTCCGGCGATCTCCGCGCCGATCGGCCAGTTCCTGCTGAAGGACCTCGTGCTGCTGGCAGCGTCGGCTTCCCTGCTGCGCACGGCGCTGGCACGTTGGCAGGCGGAGCAATCCTGA
- a CDS encoding cupin domain-containing protein, with the protein MKSTRMMAAAMLFVGSGLLLQTAQAQMAGVHRTDLVQHDLSVPGREGVQVRVDLDPGAFAPMHSHPGEEIAYVLQGTLEYQLGNNPPVTLKTGESLFIPAGTPHSARNVGSGTASELATYIVKKGAPLVAPAK; encoded by the coding sequence ATGAAATCGACCCGAATGATGGCTGCGGCCATGCTCTTCGTCGGCAGCGGCTTGTTGCTGCAGACGGCGCAAGCTCAGATGGCAGGCGTCCATCGCACCGATCTCGTTCAGCACGATCTCAGCGTGCCGGGTCGCGAGGGGGTACAGGTCCGCGTTGACCTCGATCCCGGCGCGTTCGCGCCAATGCATTCCCATCCAGGCGAGGAGATTGCGTACGTGCTGCAGGGGACGCTGGAGTACCAGCTCGGCAACAATCCGCCTGTCACGCTCAAGACCGGTGAATCCCTGTTCATTCCCGCCGGTACGCCCCACTCGGCGCGCAATGTCGGCAGCGGCACGGCATCGGAACTGGCGACCTACATCGTGAAGAAGGGCGCACCGCTGGTGGCACCGGCCAAATAG
- a CDS encoding PaaI family thioesterase codes for MGSVHGGWPLTLIDSATGCAANSLLPAGVGYTTVETKGSFSRPIKPDTGRVRAEGRVASQCRQIITAEARVLAMDGRVLSHGTSTLLVLSPVQAVVEACRLACFETHASTHRGCCPV; via the coding sequence ATGGGCTCGGTGCACGGCGGATGGCCCCTGACGCTCATTGACAGCGCCACTGGCTGTGCGGCCAACTCCCTTCTTCCCGCCGGCGTTGGTTACACCACTGTCGAGACAAAGGGCAGTTTCTCCAGACCGATCAAGCCTGACACGGGCAGGGTCCGCGCCGAAGGCCGCGTTGCCAGCCAGTGCCGTCAAATCATCACTGCGGAAGCTCGCGTGCTGGCAATGGACGGACGCGTCCTGTCACATGGCACATCTACGCTGCTCGTGCTATCGCCCGTCCAGGCAGTAGTGGAGGCTTGCCGTCTCGCATGCTTCGAAACGCACGCCTCAACCCATCGCGGATGTTGCCCCGTGTGA
- a CDS encoding carboxymuconolactone decarboxylase family protein, which produces MFDMKDLARLKKLDENAPEAMKSFRAFDHAAFADGALSVQQKQIIAVAVALTTQCPYCIALHTKAAHDAGATNAQLAEAALVAAAIRAGGAVTHATHLFRD; this is translated from the coding sequence ATGTTCGATATGAAGGATCTTGCCCGTTTGAAGAAGCTGGACGAAAACGCTCCTGAAGCGATGAAGAGCTTCCGTGCATTTGACCATGCAGCTTTTGCAGATGGCGCGCTTTCGGTGCAGCAGAAACAGATTATTGCGGTGGCCGTGGCGCTGACGACGCAGTGCCCGTATTGCATCGCCCTGCATACCAAGGCCGCCCACGATGCCGGCGCTACCAATGCGCAACTTGCGGAAGCCGCGCTCGTGGCCGCTGCAATCCGGGCGGGCGGTGCAGTCACGCATGCCACGCACCTGTTCCGCGACTGA
- a CDS encoding efflux RND transporter permease subunit, whose product MSNFFIDRPIFAWVIALVIMLAGVLSIRALPISQYPAIAPPTIAISVNYPGASAETVQDTVVQVIEQQLNGLDRLRYISSESNADGNMTITVTFEQGTNPDIAQVQVQNKLALAQPLLPQEVQQQGIRVTKSVRNFLVIVGLISTDPKVTREDLSNYIVSSLQDPLSRTYGVGDFQVFGAQYAMRVWIDPARLNSFQLTPLDVSNAIRAQNVQVASGQLGGLPAVRGQQLNASVIGKTRLQTSEQFGNILLKVNPDGSQVRLKDVAEVGLGGQDYNINAQYNGQAASGIAVRLAAGANALETVRAIRTTLDGLEPFFPPGMKVVFPYDTSPVIAGSIQEVVKTLMEAIVLVFLVMYLFLQNVRATLIPTIAVPVVLLGTFGVLAAFGYTINTLTMFGMVLAIGLLVDDAIVVVENVERVMAEEGLPPREAARRSMGQIQGALVGIAMVLSAVFLPMAFFGGSTGVIYRQFSITIVSSMVLSVLVALILTPALCATMLQPIEKGDHGENKGGFFGWFNRRFSATTQRYERSVSGILKRRLPFLLIYVAILVVMGFLFTRIPTSFLPEEDQGVLYAQVQTPAGATAERTQKVLDQMREYLLKEEGGVVASLFTVNGFNFAGRGQNSGLAFILLKPWAQRSGDSTSVFDLAARAQRKFMSFRDSMSFAFAPPAVQELGNATGFDLYLQDQAGIGHVALMNARDKFLALAAQSPVLQRVRPNGLNDQPQYQLVIDDEKARAFGVSLADINSTVSIAWGSSYVNDFIDRGRVKRVYVQGRPDSRMNPNDIDKWFVRNDKGEMVPFSAFADGKWGYGSPKLQRYNGVAAVEVLGEPAPGRSSGEAMSAIEEIMKQMPPGVGYAWTGLSYEERLSGSQAPALYALSLLVVFLCLAALYESWSIPFSVMLVVPLGVIGALLATLGRGLSNDVFFQVGLLTTIGLSAKNAILIVEFAKSEYEQGKGLVEAAVEACRLRLRPIVMTSLAFMLGVFPLAVSTGAGAGSQHAIGTGVIGGMITATVLAIFWVPLFFVAVTSMFGRKRRPQPHGASVEKGALE is encoded by the coding sequence ATGTCCAACTTCTTTATCGACCGGCCCATCTTTGCGTGGGTGATCGCGCTGGTCATCATGCTGGCCGGCGTGCTGTCGATCCGTGCGCTGCCCATCAGCCAGTATCCGGCCATCGCGCCGCCCACCATCGCCATCTCGGTCAACTACCCCGGCGCCTCCGCCGAGACGGTGCAGGACACCGTGGTGCAGGTGATCGAGCAACAGCTCAACGGCCTGGACCGCCTGCGCTATATCTCCTCCGAAAGCAACGCCGACGGCAACATGACGATCACGGTGACCTTCGAGCAGGGCACCAATCCGGATATTGCCCAGGTGCAGGTGCAGAACAAGCTGGCGCTGGCGCAGCCTCTGCTGCCGCAGGAAGTGCAGCAGCAAGGCATCCGCGTGACCAAGTCGGTGCGCAACTTCCTGGTCATCGTGGGCCTGATTTCCACTGATCCCAAGGTGACGCGCGAAGACCTGTCGAACTACATTGTCTCGAGCCTTCAGGACCCGCTGTCGCGCACCTACGGCGTGGGCGACTTCCAGGTGTTCGGCGCGCAGTATGCCATGCGGGTATGGATTGACCCGGCCCGGCTCAATAGCTTCCAGCTCACGCCGCTGGACGTGAGCAACGCGATCAGGGCGCAGAACGTTCAGGTGGCCTCGGGCCAGCTGGGCGGCCTGCCGGCGGTGCGGGGCCAGCAGCTCAACGCAAGCGTGATCGGCAAGACCCGGCTGCAGACCAGCGAGCAGTTCGGCAACATCCTGCTCAAGGTCAATCCGGACGGCTCCCAGGTACGCCTGAAGGACGTGGCCGAGGTGGGCCTGGGCGGGCAGGACTACAACATCAACGCCCAATACAACGGCCAGGCGGCCTCGGGCATTGCCGTGCGGCTGGCCGCGGGGGCCAACGCGCTGGAAACCGTGCGCGCCATCCGCACGACGCTGGATGGCCTGGAGCCGTTCTTCCCGCCCGGGATGAAGGTGGTCTTTCCGTATGACACCTCGCCGGTAATCGCAGGCTCCATCCAGGAAGTGGTGAAGACGCTGATGGAAGCCATCGTGCTGGTGTTCCTGGTGATGTACCTGTTCCTGCAGAACGTGCGCGCCACGCTGATTCCCACCATCGCCGTGCCGGTGGTGCTGCTGGGCACCTTTGGCGTGCTGGCGGCGTTCGGCTACACCATCAACACGCTGACCATGTTCGGCATGGTGCTGGCCATCGGGCTGCTGGTGGATGACGCCATCGTCGTGGTCGAGAACGTCGAACGCGTGATGGCCGAGGAAGGCCTGCCGCCCAGGGAGGCCGCGCGGCGCTCGATGGGCCAGATCCAGGGCGCGCTGGTGGGCATTGCCATGGTGCTCTCGGCGGTGTTCCTGCCGATGGCGTTCTTCGGCGGTTCGACCGGCGTGATCTACCGGCAGTTCTCCATCACCATTGTCTCGTCCATGGTGCTGTCGGTGCTGGTCGCGCTGATCCTGACGCCGGCCCTGTGCGCCACCATGCTCCAGCCCATCGAAAAGGGCGATCATGGCGAGAACAAGGGCGGCTTCTTTGGCTGGTTCAACCGCAGGTTCAGCGCGACCACCCAGCGCTACGAACGCAGCGTGTCGGGCATCCTGAAGCGCCGCCTGCCGTTCCTGCTGATCTACGTGGCCATCCTGGTGGTGATGGGCTTCCTGTTCACGCGCATCCCCACTTCATTCCTGCCCGAAGAAGACCAGGGCGTGCTGTACGCCCAGGTGCAGACGCCTGCCGGCGCCACCGCCGAGCGCACGCAGAAGGTGCTCGACCAGATGCGCGAGTACCTGCTCAAGGAAGAGGGCGGCGTGGTGGCATCGCTGTTTACCGTCAACGGCTTCAACTTTGCCGGCCGCGGCCAGAACTCGGGCCTGGCATTCATTCTGCTCAAGCCATGGGCGCAGCGCAGCGGGGACAGCACCAGCGTATTCGACCTGGCCGCGCGCGCACAGCGCAAGTTCATGAGTTTTCGCGATTCGATGTCGTTCGCGTTCGCCCCGCCCGCGGTGCAGGAGCTGGGCAATGCCACCGGTTTTGACCTCTACCTGCAGGACCAGGCCGGCATTGGCCACGTGGCGCTGATGAACGCGCGTGACAAGTTCCTGGCGCTGGCCGCGCAAAGCCCGGTGCTGCAGCGCGTGCGTCCCAATGGCCTGAATGACCAGCCGCAGTACCAGTTGGTGATCGACGACGAGAAGGCGCGCGCGTTCGGCGTTTCGCTGGCTGACATCAACAGCACGGTGTCGATCGCCTGGGGTTCCAGCTACGTCAACGATTTTATCGACCGCGGCCGGGTCAAGCGCGTCTACGTGCAGGGCCGCCCGGATTCCCGCATGAACCCGAACGATATCGACAAATGGTTTGTACGCAATGACAAGGGCGAAATGGTGCCGTTCTCAGCCTTTGCCGACGGCAAGTGGGGCTATGGCTCGCCCAAGCTGCAGCGCTACAACGGCGTGGCCGCGGTGGAAGTGCTCGGCGAGCCTGCGCCGGGGCGCAGTTCCGGCGAGGCCATGAGCGCGATCGAGGAGATCATGAAGCAGATGCCGCCAGGCGTGGGTTATGCCTGGACTGGCCTGTCCTACGAGGAACGGCTGTCGGGCTCGCAGGCTCCGGCGCTCTATGCGCTCTCGCTGCTGGTGGTGTTCCTGTGCCTGGCTGCGCTGTACGAAAGCTGGTCGATCCCGTTCTCGGTGATGCTGGTGGTGCCGCTCGGCGTGATCGGCGCACTGCTTGCCACGCTGGGGCGCGGCTTGTCGAATGACGTTTTCTTCCAGGTGGGCCTGCTGACCACCATCGGCCTTTCAGCCAAGAACGCCATCCTGATCGTGGAATTCGCCAAGAGCGAGTACGAGCAGGGCAAGGGGCTGGTCGAGGCCGCCGTGGAGGCGTGCCGCTTGCGCCTGCGCCCCATCGTGATGACTTCGCTGGCCTTCATGCTCGGCGTGTTCCCGCTGGCCGTGTCGACCGGGGCCGGTGCCGGCAGCCAGCACGCCATCGGCACCGGCGTGATCGGCGGCATGATCACTGCCACGGTGCTGGCGATCTTCTGGGTGCCGCTGTTCTTTGTTGCTGTCACCTCCATGTTCGGACGCAAGCGCAGGCCGCAGCCGCATGGCGCCTCCGTGGAAAAAGGCGCGCTCGAATGA
- a CDS encoding efflux RND transporter periplasmic adaptor subunit, whose protein sequence is MQRSRGCSARVPVTLAIAISMLAGCGNKKEAAGPPPPQVSVVTLKTEQLTLDTQLPGRTTAFRIAEVRPQVDGIILRRLFKEGSDVTQGQQLYQIDASTYEATYKSARATLESARLLAERYGRLVGDEAVSKQQYDEARAAWLQAQAAVDRAEINLRYTRVLAPISGRIGRSNVTEGALVTNGQATALSVVQQLDPIYVDVTQASSSLLRLRRELANGALQSAGTNAAQVSLVLEDGTRYPETGRLEFSEVAVDQGTGSVTLRAVFPNPRHELLPGMFVHARLSEGVKTDALLVPQQGVTRDLKGQATALVVNARDEVELRQIRTERAVGDKWLVSDGLGAGDRVIVEGLQFVRPGAKVRVAQAGSGAGAPVAGASAPSAPSAAKR, encoded by the coding sequence ATGCAACGATCACGCGGCTGCAGCGCCCGGGTTCCGGTCACACTGGCCATCGCCATATCAATGCTTGCCGGATGCGGCAACAAGAAGGAGGCCGCGGGCCCGCCGCCACCGCAAGTGAGCGTGGTCACGCTCAAGACCGAGCAACTGACGCTGGATACCCAGCTGCCGGGGCGCACCACGGCGTTCCGCATTGCCGAGGTCAGGCCGCAAGTGGATGGCATCATCTTGCGCCGCCTGTTCAAGGAAGGCAGCGACGTCACGCAGGGCCAGCAGCTCTACCAGATCGACGCATCTACCTACGAGGCCACCTACAAGAGCGCGAGGGCGACGCTGGAATCCGCCCGCCTGCTGGCGGAGCGCTACGGGCGCCTGGTCGGTGACGAGGCGGTCAGCAAGCAGCAGTATGACGAGGCCAGGGCTGCCTGGCTGCAGGCGCAGGCAGCGGTGGACCGCGCAGAAATCAACCTGCGCTATACCAGGGTGCTGGCGCCGATCTCCGGCCGCATCGGACGCTCGAATGTGACCGAGGGTGCGTTGGTGACCAACGGCCAGGCTACCGCGCTGTCAGTGGTGCAGCAGCTCGACCCGATCTACGTCGACGTGACCCAGGCCTCTTCGTCGCTGCTGCGGCTGCGGCGCGAACTGGCCAATGGTGCGCTGCAGAGTGCCGGCACCAACGCGGCCCAGGTCAGCCTGGTGCTCGAAGACGGTACCCGCTATCCCGAAACCGGCCGCCTGGAGTTCTCTGAAGTGGCCGTGGACCAGGGCACCGGCTCGGTGACGCTGCGCGCGGTGTTTCCCAACCCGCGCCATGAGCTGCTGCCGGGCATGTTTGTCCATGCCCGCCTGAGTGAAGGCGTCAAGACCGATGCGCTGCTCGTGCCGCAGCAGGGCGTGACGCGCGATCTCAAGGGCCAGGCGACGGCGCTGGTGGTCAATGCCAGGGACGAGGTGGAACTGCGCCAGATCCGCACCGAGCGCGCCGTTGGCGACAAGTGGCTGGTGTCCGACGGCCTCGGTGCCGGCGACCGCGTCATCGTGGAGGGCCTGCAGTTCGTGCGGCCCGGGGCAAAAGTGCGCGTAGCCCAGGCCGGGAGCGGGGCGGGTGCGCCGGTGGCGGGTGCATCCGCACCATCGGCCCCATCCGCAGCCAAGCGCTGA